A window of Campylobacter lari subsp. lari contains these coding sequences:
- a CDS encoding lambda exonuclease family protein: MKYKIIKLEQGSKEWLEFRKGKITASIVASCIGEKGAFLSKEKAKELIQGLFEPYTNKAMQKGREYEELIRAKMEFIIGKDITPIVIQSLENELFMASLDGIDDEKTIYEFKYSTNNEEYEQVLKFKKPSPKYYAQVQFQLFVGGFEKCVFAVLNENDDLTYCVVKSDKEYQDFMLRKIDEFIKDYLVNQKSDYKELDDAHAKELALEIIRLESTMKPIKEKLEALKKEFIELANGEKVKCLDISVYPQNRTTIDYKGFLDFTKLEIPKEYIKQSISMCLKIKKGA, from the coding sequence ATGAAATATAAAATCATAAAATTAGAACAAGGCTCTAAAGAATGGCTTGAGTTTAGAAAAGGAAAAATCACAGCTAGTATAGTCGCTTCTTGCATTGGTGAAAAAGGTGCTTTTTTAAGCAAAGAAAAGGCAAAAGAACTTATACAAGGACTTTTTGAACCATATACCAATAAAGCCATGCAAAAAGGTAGAGAGTATGAGGAATTAATCAGAGCAAAAATGGAATTTATAATAGGAAAAGATATAACTCCTATTGTTATTCAAAGCTTAGAAAATGAGCTTTTTATGGCTTCTTTAGATGGTATAGATGATGAAAAAACAATATACGAGTTTAAATACTCAACAAACAACGAAGAATACGAGCAAGTGTTAAAATTTAAAAAACCTAGCCCAAAATACTACGCTCAAGTTCAATTTCAACTTTTTGTAGGTGGTTTTGAAAAATGTGTTTTTGCAGTCTTAAATGAGAATGATGATTTGACTTATTGTGTGGTTAAAAGCGATAAGGAATATCAAGATTTTATGCTTAGAAAAATAGATGAGTTTATAAAAGATTATCTCGTTAATCAAAAAAGCGACTACAAAGAACTTGATGATGCTCATGCAAAAGAATTAGCCTTAGAAATAATTAGACTTGAAAGCACAATGAAGCCTATAAAAGAAAAACTAGAAGCTCTTAAAAAAGAATTTATAGAGCTAGCAAATGGTGAGAAAGTTAAATGCTTGGATATTAGTGTTTATCCGCAAAATAGAACAACGATTGATTATAAAGGCTTTTTAGATTTTACTAAATTAGAAATCCCAAAAGAATATATAAAACAAAGTATCTCAATGTGTTTAAAAATCAAAAAAGGAGCATAA